In Streptomyces sp. NBC_00683, the DNA window CAGGTCACCTCGGTGGACAAGTTCCCCCGGATGACGGACTACGTCGCACCCAAGGGCGTACGGATCGCCGACGCCGACCGGGTCCGCCTCGGGGCGCACCTGGCCGCCGGTACGACCGTGATGCACGAGGGCTTCGTCAACTTCAACGCCGGCACGCTCGGCACCTCCATGGTCGAGGGCCGCATCTCCGCGGGTGTCGTCGTCGGTGACGGCTCCGACATCGGCGGCGGCGCGTCCACCATGGGCACCCTGTCCGGCGGCGGCAAGGAGCGCATCGTCATCGGGCAGCGCTGCCTCATCGGTGCCGAGGCCGGCATCGGGATCGCGCTCGGCGACGAGTGCGTCGTCGAGGCCGGGCTGTACGTCACGGCCGGCACCCGGGTCACGCTGCCGGACGGGCAGGTCGTCAAGGCCCGGGAGCTCTCCGGTGCCTCGAACATCCTCTTCCGCCGCAACTCGGTCTCCGGCGCCGTCGAGGCCCGCCCGAACAACGCGGTCTGGGGCGGCCTCAACGACGTACTGCACAGCCACAACTAGTCGGTAACGGCGAGAAGTTC includes these proteins:
- the dapD gene encoding 2,3,4,5-tetrahydropyridine-2,6-dicarboxylate N-succinyltransferase; amino-acid sequence: MTDTTSQGSARTTGAVAAGLATIAGDGTVLDTWFPAPELVADPGPAGTQRLGTDEAVNRLGEGAARAIGVDARRGVEVVAVATVISSLDDKPLDAHDTYLRLHLLSHRLVQPHGQNLDGIFGFLANVAWTSLGPVAVDDLEKVRLNARAEGLHLQVTSVDKFPRMTDYVAPKGVRIADADRVRLGAHLAAGTTVMHEGFVNFNAGTLGTSMVEGRISAGVVVGDGSDIGGGASTMGTLSGGGKERIVIGQRCLIGAEAGIGIALGDECVVEAGLYVTAGTRVTLPDGQVVKARELSGASNILFRRNSVSGAVEARPNNAVWGGLNDVLHSHN